In the genome of Chitinivibrionales bacterium, the window ATATATTCAATAAACAATCTGGAGCTTTTTTTTATGCCTTTTAAAACCTCGGGGTCTGGGGCAGAGCCCCAGTCTTGTCAATCTGAATATAGCTTATACCAAACAGTTAAAATTCCGATTCACGGTGAACCAAGACAATTTCATGCTATGGATATCGAAATAAAAAAAATGCAAGAAGAACACATAAATAAAGTAACTGCTATCCATATTGCATCATTTCCAAACTTTTTTTTAAGCTTTTTGGGGGAAAGGTTCCTTAAAGAATTTTATCGCTCTTTTCTCTATGATAAAACCGGTTTAGCTCTTGTTGCGGAAACTAATGGAAAGTTAGCTGGATTTGCTGTAGGAACAGATAGCCCGGCAGGATATTTCAAGCGACTACTTATTAGGCGTTGGTGGGTATTTTCCGTTAATAGCATAAATGCAATATTAAGAAAACCATGGATTATTCCTAGGCTGTTTAGAGCTGTTTTTTATCGTGGTACACCGCCCGGACAACAATGCGCACTTTTGAGTTCAATTGCGGTAGCGCCAAAATATCAAGGTTGCGGCATTGGCAAATTGCTAATAAAGCTATGGATACAGAAAATATCTTATAGAAATATTATATCATGCTATTTAACTACAGATGCAGAAAATAATTGTCGAATTAATGCTTTTTATCAAAGCCAAGGTTGGAAATTGGATTTTATATACCAAACCGCAGAAGGGAGAAAAATGAATCGATATATTTATGAAATAAAAAAGAAACATCTGCAAAAGAAAAAATGATAGCCAACAAACGCTTAAGAACTATATAATTATCATTGTTCATTACATATTAAGCTCTTGAATTTCAGAATGTTTCCTAAAAGCATTTTAAGATAAGAGAAAAAGTAATAATATTAAGCCTTGCAAATGAAATTGCCGTTTTCTAAAATATCCTGTGATGGTAATGAAGCTGATTATGTGCTGGAAGTGCTTAAAAGCGGATGGCTAACAAGTGCATCCAAAGTAAAAGAGCTCGAAAAAAATTTTGCACAATATGTGAATGCCAGATATGCATGTGCAGTTAATTCATGTACAGCAGCACTTCATTTAGGCTTAGAAGCACTTGGAATAAGAAGCAGCGACAAGGTATTTGTGCCATCAATAACATTTACTGCTACTGCTGAAGTACTTCGATATCTGAACGCTGATCCAATCTTCCTTGATGTAGAATATGGATCAGCGTTAGTCACCCCTGAAATACTTGCAAAAGCAATACGCAAATATCCCTCTGCAAAAGCTTTGATATTAGTACATTATGGCGGACAAGCAGCGCAGCTTTTATCTAATAATGGCAATGATATTCTAACAATATGTAAAAGCAATAGGCTAAGCTTAATTGAGGATGCCGCCCATGCATTTCCAACACGCATTGAGAAAAATATCATTGGATCATTAGGTGATGTTACTTGTTTTAGTTTTTATGCCAATAAAACCATTACAACAGGCGAAGGGGGCATGTTAACGACAAATAGAGAA includes:
- a CDS encoding GNAT family N-acetyltransferase, translating into MPFKTSGSGAEPQSCQSEYSLYQTVKIPIHGEPRQFHAMDIEIKKMQEEHINKVTAIHIASFPNFFLSFLGERFLKEFYRSFLYDKTGLALVAETNGKLAGFAVGTDSPAGYFKRLLIRRWWVFSVNSINAILRKPWIIPRLFRAVFYRGTPPGQQCALLSSIAVAPKYQGCGIGKLLIKLWIQKISYRNIISCYLTTDAENNCRINAFYQSQGWKLDFIYQTAEGRKMNRYIYEIKKKHLQKKK
- a CDS encoding DegT/DnrJ/EryC1/StrS family aminotransferase, translating into MKLPFSKISCDGNEADYVLEVLKSGWLTSASKVKELEKNFAQYVNARYACAVNSCTAALHLGLEALGIRSSDKVFVPSITFTATAEVLRYLNADPIFLDVEYGSALVTPEILAKAIRKYPSAKALILVHYGGQAAQLLSNNGNDILTICKSNRLSLIEDAAHAFPTRIEKNIIGSLGDVTCFSFYANKTITTGEGGMLTTNREDIAKRTKIMRLHGINRDIWDRYTNNMADWEYDVVAPGFKYNMADINAAIGLAQLEKAEYFRKKRQDCAEHYFTCLSNISGIDLPVIHCDFNDHSWHLFHIILNENSSITRNDFVVQMAQNGIGTSVHYKPLYRMSYYKSTYNLDPYDYPNSERFWRGCVSLPIYPSLTKKELEYVCKTIHAILNNK